One window from the genome of Cuculus canorus isolate bCucCan1 chromosome 12, bCucCan1.pri, whole genome shotgun sequence encodes:
- the KIF23 gene encoding kinesin-like protein KIF23 isoform X3 has translation MKAARTKTPRRPAPKKPSNPIPKDPVGVYCRVRPLSHPDQERCIEVISETTVQIHPPDRYRTARNGEYREMQYSFKEVFGTLVVQKELFDVVAKPLVEDLIHGKNGLLFTYGVTGSGKTHTMTGSPGDGGLLPRCLDMIFNSIGPFQAKRFVFKLDDKNGVDVQCEVDALLERQKRDAMPVLKTPSGTQIDPEFADMINVQEHCKAEEVDEDNVYAVFVSYIEIYNNYIYDLLEEAPFDPIKPKPPQSKILREDQNHNMYVAGCTEVEVKSTEEAFEVFWRGQKKRRIANTQLNRESSRSHGVFIIKLAQAPLDADGDNVLQEKEQITLSQLSLVDLAGSERTSRTKAEGNRLREAGNINQSLMTLRTCIEVLRENQMYGINKMVPYRDSKLTHLFKNYFDGEGKVRMIVCVNPKAEDYEESLQVMRFAEMTQEVEVARPVDRPLCGLTPGRRFRNQAFREELSRKLEMRGGPINAEREEQALSEMFLQNFPPLPLCELLDVNDDEALPKLIEVLGKRHKARQMLSEEIAKTSHALMTALQEFDSSVVSKENYMQEKLSEKEKMLAGQKMELERREKKIKTLEYKIEILEKTATIYEEDKRNLQQELESQSQKLQRQASDKRRLEARLQGMVAETTMKWEKECERRVAAKQLEMQNKLWVKDEKLKQLKAIVTEPKNEKPERPSRERDREKPIQRSVSPPPVPSSSNCIAQVSNSQRLVNNLQVHRRSNSCSSISVASCVMEWEQKTPSHKHTSGNSVARSRQQGPEQSRDYNTSDRRRGMCWTAVPEVSRRRDELEIEEDRCCRNAPPVRLRHRRSRSAGERWVDHKPPSNLPTETVMQPHVPHAITVAAASEKALAKCDKYMLTHQELASDGEIETKLIKGDVFKTRGGGQAVQFTEIETLKQESPTGRKRRSSPSNSDPPGVAADSEWTDVETRCSVAVEMRAGSALGPGYQHHAQPKRRKP, from the exons ATGAAAGCGGC AAGGACCAAGACGCCGCGGCGACCTGCGCCGAAGAAGCCGTCGAACCCCATCCCGAAGGATCCCGTGGGG GTGTACTGCAGAGTGCGGCCGCTCAGCCACCCGGACCAGGAGCGCTGCATCGAGGTGATCAGTGAGACCACTGTGCAGATCCACCCACCCGACAGATACAGGACAGCTCGCAATGGGGAATACCGAGAG atgcAGTATTCATTCAAAGAAGTGTTTGGCACCCTTGTTGTTCAGAAGGAGCTTTTTGATGTGGTAGCTAAGCCTCTAGTGGAAGATCTCATCCATGGGAAAAATG GTCTCCTTTTTACGTATGGCGTGACAGGCAGTGGGAAAACACACACCATGACAGGATCTCCTGGTGATGGAGGACTTCTCCCACGGTGTTTGGATATGATCTTCAACAGCATAGGACCATTCCAGGCCAAGCGATTT GTTTTTAAGCTTGATGACAAGAATGGTGTGGATGTTCAGTGTGAAGTGGATGCTCTGTTAGAGCGCCAGAAAAGAGATGCCATGCCCGTTCTGAAAACTCCATCTGGCAC GCAAATAGATCCAGAATTTGCTGATATGATCAATGTGCAAGAacactgcaaagcagaagaagTTGATGAAGATAATGTCTACGCTGTCTTTGTCTCCTATATCGAGATCTACAACAACTACATCTATGACCTGCTGGAGGAAGCTCCCTTTGATCCTATTAAACCCAA ACCTCCACAATCCAAGATACTTCGTGAGGACCAGAATCACAACATGTATGTGGCAGGCTGCACAGAAGTAGAGGTGAAATCTACAGAAGAAgcttttgaagtgttttggaGAG GTCAAAAGAAGAGGCGGATTGCAAACACTCAGCTGAATCGAGAATCCAGTCGCTCTCACGGTGTTTTTATAATAAAGTTGGCTCAGGCACCCCTGGATGCGGACGGAGATAATGTGCTCCAG gagaaagaacagaTCACTTTAAGCCAGCTCTCTCTGGTTGATCTGGCTGGAAGTGAAAGAACCagcagaacaaaagcagaagggaaCAGGCTACGAGAAGCAG gTAATATTAATCAGTCACTAATGACATTAAGAACATGTATTGAAGTTCTACGGGAAAACCAGATGTATGGCATAAATAAG ATGGTTCCATACAGAGATTCCAAACTGACTCATCTCTTCAAGAACTATTTCGATGGTGAAGGAAAAGTGCGTATGATTGTGTGTGTTAATCCTAAAGCTGAGGACTACGAGGAGAGCTTG CAAGTCATGCGCTTTGCGGAGATGACTCAGGAAGTTGAAGTCGCAAGACCCGTTGATAGACCACTCTGTGGCTTAACACCAGGACGGCGCTTCAGGAATCAGGCCTTCAGAGAAGAGCTGTCGCGGAAACTGGAGATGCGAGGTGGCCCAATAAATGCAG agagagaagagcaagctctttcagaaatgtttctgcagaACTTCCCTCCGTTGCCTTTATGTGAGCTACTGGATGTTAATGATGATGAAGCACTTCCAAAGCTTATTGAAGTCCTGGGAAAACGCCATAAAGCACGACAAATGCTGTCAGAGGAGATTGCCAAAACTT CGCATGCACTTATGACAGCGCTACAAGAATTTGACTCCAGTGTCGTATCCAAGGAAAACTATATGCAagaaaaactgtcagaaaaagagaaaatgctagCAGGGCAGAAAATGGAGCTGGAACGCCgggagaagaaaattaaaactttggAATACAAG ATTGAGATTTTAGAAAAAACTGCCACAATTTATGAAGAAGACAAGCGGAATCTTCAGCAAGAACTAGAAAGCCAGAGCCAGAAATTGCAGCGTCAGGCTTCTGACAAGCGTAGGTTGGAGGCACGATTGCAGGGCATGGTGGCAGAAACGACCATGAAATGGGAGAAGGAGTGT GAGCGTCGCgtagcagcaaagcagctggagaTGCAGAACAAACTTTGGGTCAAAGATGAAAAGCTAAAGCAGCTGAAGGCCATTGTTACTGAAcctaaaaatgaaaagccagaGAGGCCTTCACGAGAGAGAGACCGAGAGAAGCCTATTCAGAGATCAGTGTCTCCTCCACCAGTACCT TCTTCTAGTAACTGTATTGCTCAGGTCTCTAACAGCCAGCGGCTCGTGAACAACCTGCAGGTGCACAGACGTTCTAATTCTTGTAGCAGCATTTCTGTGGCATCCTGTGTTATGGAATGGGAGCAGAAAACCCCTTCGCACAAGCATACCAGTGGCAATTCTGTTGCGAGAAGTAGACAACAAGGACCAGAACAAAGTAGAGACTATAACACTTCAGACAGAAGGAGAGGGATGTGCTGGACTGCAGTCCCTGAGGTTTCCAGGCGTAGAGATGAGCTAGAAATAGAAGAGGATCGATGCTGCAGG AACGCACCTCCAGTTCGCCTCAGACACAGACGGTCACGCTCAGCTGGGGAGAGATGGGTAGATCATAAGCCACCTTCTAATCTGCCCACTGAGACAGTCATGCagccccatgtcccccatgCCATCACAGTGGCGGCTGCAAGCGAAAAGGCACTAGCTAAGTGTGACAAGTACATGCTGACACACCAGGAGCTTGCCTCTGATGGGGAGATTGAAACCAAACTCATTAAG GGTGATGTCTTCAAAACCAGGGGTGGTGGACAGGCCGTGCAGTTCACAGAAATAGAGACCCTGAAGCAAGAATCTCCGACAGG TCGAAAGCGAAGATCATCACCTTCCAATTCTGACCCTCCTGGGGTTGCTGCAGACTCTGAATGGACTGATGTAGAAACCAGA TGTTCTGTGGCAGTGGAGATGAGGGCGGGATCAGCTCTCGGACCTGGATATCAGCATCATGCTCAGCCCAA acgAAGAAAGCCATGA
- the KIF23 gene encoding kinesin-like protein KIF23 isoform X1 has translation MKAARTKTPRRPAPKKPSNPIPKDPVGVYCRVRPLSHPDQERCIEVISETTVQIHPPDRYRTARNGEYREMQYSFKEVFGTLVVQKELFDVVAKPLVEDLIHGKNGLLFTYGVTGSGKTHTMTGSPGDGGLLPRCLDMIFNSIGPFQAKRFVFKLDDKNGVDVQCEVDALLERQKRDAMPVLKTPSGTQIDPEFADMINVQEHCKAEEVDEDNVYAVFVSYIEIYNNYIYDLLEEAPFDPIKPKWNNCNTPGRNGDFIPPQSKILREDQNHNMYVAGCTEVEVKSTEEAFEVFWRGQKKRRIANTQLNRESSRSHGVFIIKLAQAPLDADGDNVLQEKEQITLSQLSLVDLAGSERTSRTKAEGNRLREAGNINQSLMTLRTCIEVLRENQMYGINKMVPYRDSKLTHLFKNYFDGEGKVRMIVCVNPKAEDYEESLQVMRFAEMTQEVEVARPVDRPLCGLTPGRRFRNQAFREELSRKLEMRGGPINAEREEQALSEMFLQNFPPLPLCELLDVNDDEALPKLIEVLGKRHKARQMLSEEIAKTSHALMTALQEFDSSVVSKENYMQEKLSEKEKMLAGQKMELERREKKIKTLEYKIEILEKTATIYEEDKRNLQQELESQSQKLQRQASDKRRLEARLQGMVAETTMKWEKECERRVAAKQLEMQNKLWVKDEKLKQLKAIVTEPKNEKPERPSRERDREKPIQRSVSPPPVPSSSNCIAQVSNSQRLVNNLQVHRRSNSCSSISVASCVMEWEQKTPSHKHTSGNSVARSRQQGPEQSRDYNTSDRRRGMCWTAVPEVSRRRDELEIEEDRCCRNAPPVRLRHRRSRSAGERWVDHKPPSNLPTETVMQPHVPHAITVAAASEKALAKCDKYMLTHQELASDGEIETKLIKGDVFKTRGGGQAVQFTEIETLKQESPTGRKRRSSPSNSDPPGVAADSEWTDVETRCSVAVEMRAGSALGPGYQHHAQPKRRKP, from the exons ATGAAAGCGGC AAGGACCAAGACGCCGCGGCGACCTGCGCCGAAGAAGCCGTCGAACCCCATCCCGAAGGATCCCGTGGGG GTGTACTGCAGAGTGCGGCCGCTCAGCCACCCGGACCAGGAGCGCTGCATCGAGGTGATCAGTGAGACCACTGTGCAGATCCACCCACCCGACAGATACAGGACAGCTCGCAATGGGGAATACCGAGAG atgcAGTATTCATTCAAAGAAGTGTTTGGCACCCTTGTTGTTCAGAAGGAGCTTTTTGATGTGGTAGCTAAGCCTCTAGTGGAAGATCTCATCCATGGGAAAAATG GTCTCCTTTTTACGTATGGCGTGACAGGCAGTGGGAAAACACACACCATGACAGGATCTCCTGGTGATGGAGGACTTCTCCCACGGTGTTTGGATATGATCTTCAACAGCATAGGACCATTCCAGGCCAAGCGATTT GTTTTTAAGCTTGATGACAAGAATGGTGTGGATGTTCAGTGTGAAGTGGATGCTCTGTTAGAGCGCCAGAAAAGAGATGCCATGCCCGTTCTGAAAACTCCATCTGGCAC GCAAATAGATCCAGAATTTGCTGATATGATCAATGTGCAAGAacactgcaaagcagaagaagTTGATGAAGATAATGTCTACGCTGTCTTTGTCTCCTATATCGAGATCTACAACAACTACATCTATGACCTGCTGGAGGAAGCTCCCTTTGATCCTATTAAACCCAA GTGGAACAATTGCAACACTCCTGGGCGCAACGGTGACTTTAT ACCTCCACAATCCAAGATACTTCGTGAGGACCAGAATCACAACATGTATGTGGCAGGCTGCACAGAAGTAGAGGTGAAATCTACAGAAGAAgcttttgaagtgttttggaGAG GTCAAAAGAAGAGGCGGATTGCAAACACTCAGCTGAATCGAGAATCCAGTCGCTCTCACGGTGTTTTTATAATAAAGTTGGCTCAGGCACCCCTGGATGCGGACGGAGATAATGTGCTCCAG gagaaagaacagaTCACTTTAAGCCAGCTCTCTCTGGTTGATCTGGCTGGAAGTGAAAGAACCagcagaacaaaagcagaagggaaCAGGCTACGAGAAGCAG gTAATATTAATCAGTCACTAATGACATTAAGAACATGTATTGAAGTTCTACGGGAAAACCAGATGTATGGCATAAATAAG ATGGTTCCATACAGAGATTCCAAACTGACTCATCTCTTCAAGAACTATTTCGATGGTGAAGGAAAAGTGCGTATGATTGTGTGTGTTAATCCTAAAGCTGAGGACTACGAGGAGAGCTTG CAAGTCATGCGCTTTGCGGAGATGACTCAGGAAGTTGAAGTCGCAAGACCCGTTGATAGACCACTCTGTGGCTTAACACCAGGACGGCGCTTCAGGAATCAGGCCTTCAGAGAAGAGCTGTCGCGGAAACTGGAGATGCGAGGTGGCCCAATAAATGCAG agagagaagagcaagctctttcagaaatgtttctgcagaACTTCCCTCCGTTGCCTTTATGTGAGCTACTGGATGTTAATGATGATGAAGCACTTCCAAAGCTTATTGAAGTCCTGGGAAAACGCCATAAAGCACGACAAATGCTGTCAGAGGAGATTGCCAAAACTT CGCATGCACTTATGACAGCGCTACAAGAATTTGACTCCAGTGTCGTATCCAAGGAAAACTATATGCAagaaaaactgtcagaaaaagagaaaatgctagCAGGGCAGAAAATGGAGCTGGAACGCCgggagaagaaaattaaaactttggAATACAAG ATTGAGATTTTAGAAAAAACTGCCACAATTTATGAAGAAGACAAGCGGAATCTTCAGCAAGAACTAGAAAGCCAGAGCCAGAAATTGCAGCGTCAGGCTTCTGACAAGCGTAGGTTGGAGGCACGATTGCAGGGCATGGTGGCAGAAACGACCATGAAATGGGAGAAGGAGTGT GAGCGTCGCgtagcagcaaagcagctggagaTGCAGAACAAACTTTGGGTCAAAGATGAAAAGCTAAAGCAGCTGAAGGCCATTGTTACTGAAcctaaaaatgaaaagccagaGAGGCCTTCACGAGAGAGAGACCGAGAGAAGCCTATTCAGAGATCAGTGTCTCCTCCACCAGTACCT TCTTCTAGTAACTGTATTGCTCAGGTCTCTAACAGCCAGCGGCTCGTGAACAACCTGCAGGTGCACAGACGTTCTAATTCTTGTAGCAGCATTTCTGTGGCATCCTGTGTTATGGAATGGGAGCAGAAAACCCCTTCGCACAAGCATACCAGTGGCAATTCTGTTGCGAGAAGTAGACAACAAGGACCAGAACAAAGTAGAGACTATAACACTTCAGACAGAAGGAGAGGGATGTGCTGGACTGCAGTCCCTGAGGTTTCCAGGCGTAGAGATGAGCTAGAAATAGAAGAGGATCGATGCTGCAGG AACGCACCTCCAGTTCGCCTCAGACACAGACGGTCACGCTCAGCTGGGGAGAGATGGGTAGATCATAAGCCACCTTCTAATCTGCCCACTGAGACAGTCATGCagccccatgtcccccatgCCATCACAGTGGCGGCTGCAAGCGAAAAGGCACTAGCTAAGTGTGACAAGTACATGCTGACACACCAGGAGCTTGCCTCTGATGGGGAGATTGAAACCAAACTCATTAAG GGTGATGTCTTCAAAACCAGGGGTGGTGGACAGGCCGTGCAGTTCACAGAAATAGAGACCCTGAAGCAAGAATCTCCGACAGG TCGAAAGCGAAGATCATCACCTTCCAATTCTGACCCTCCTGGGGTTGCTGCAGACTCTGAATGGACTGATGTAGAAACCAGA TGTTCTGTGGCAGTGGAGATGAGGGCGGGATCAGCTCTCGGACCTGGATATCAGCATCATGCTCAGCCCAA acgAAGAAAGCCATGA
- the KIF23 gene encoding kinesin-like protein KIF23 isoform X4, giving the protein MKAARTKTPRRPAPKKPSNPIPKDPVGVYCRVRPLSHPDQERCIEVISETTVQIHPPDRYRTARNGEYREMQYSFKEVFGTLVVQKELFDVVAKPLVEDLIHGKNGLLFTYGVTGSGKTHTMTGSPGDGGLLPRCLDMIFNSIGPFQAKRFVFKLDDKNGVDVQCEVDALLERQKRDAMPVLKTPSGTQIDPEFADMINVQEHCKAEEVDEDNVYAVFVSYIEIYNNYIYDLLEEAPFDPIKPKWNNCNTPGRNGDFIPPQSKILREDQNHNMYVAGCTEVEVKSTEEAFEVFWRGQKKRRIANTQLNRESSRSHGVFIIKLAQAPLDADGDNVLQEKEQITLSQLSLVDLAGSERTSRTKAEGNRLREAGNINQSLMTLRTCIEVLRENQMYGINKMVPYRDSKLTHLFKNYFDGEGKVRMIVCVNPKAEDYEESLQVMRFAEMTQEVEVARPVDRPLCGLTPGRRFRNQAFREELSRKLEMRGGPINAEREEQALSEMFLQNFPPLPLCELLDVNDDEALPKLIEVLGKRHKARQMLSEEIAKTSHALMTALQEFDSSVVSKENYMQEKLSEKEKMLAGQKMELERREKKIKTLEYKIEILEKTATIYEEDKRNLQQELESQSQKLQRQASDKRRLEARLQGMVAETTMKWEKECERRVAAKQLEMQNKLWVKDEKLKQLKAIVTEPKNEKPERPSRERDREKPIQRSVSPPPVPNAPPVRLRHRRSRSAGERWVDHKPPSNLPTETVMQPHVPHAITVAAASEKALAKCDKYMLTHQELASDGEIETKLIKGDVFKTRGGGQAVQFTEIETLKQESPTGRKRRSSPSNSDPPGVAADSEWTDVETRCSVAVEMRAGSALGPGYQHHAQPKRRKP; this is encoded by the exons ATGAAAGCGGC AAGGACCAAGACGCCGCGGCGACCTGCGCCGAAGAAGCCGTCGAACCCCATCCCGAAGGATCCCGTGGGG GTGTACTGCAGAGTGCGGCCGCTCAGCCACCCGGACCAGGAGCGCTGCATCGAGGTGATCAGTGAGACCACTGTGCAGATCCACCCACCCGACAGATACAGGACAGCTCGCAATGGGGAATACCGAGAG atgcAGTATTCATTCAAAGAAGTGTTTGGCACCCTTGTTGTTCAGAAGGAGCTTTTTGATGTGGTAGCTAAGCCTCTAGTGGAAGATCTCATCCATGGGAAAAATG GTCTCCTTTTTACGTATGGCGTGACAGGCAGTGGGAAAACACACACCATGACAGGATCTCCTGGTGATGGAGGACTTCTCCCACGGTGTTTGGATATGATCTTCAACAGCATAGGACCATTCCAGGCCAAGCGATTT GTTTTTAAGCTTGATGACAAGAATGGTGTGGATGTTCAGTGTGAAGTGGATGCTCTGTTAGAGCGCCAGAAAAGAGATGCCATGCCCGTTCTGAAAACTCCATCTGGCAC GCAAATAGATCCAGAATTTGCTGATATGATCAATGTGCAAGAacactgcaaagcagaagaagTTGATGAAGATAATGTCTACGCTGTCTTTGTCTCCTATATCGAGATCTACAACAACTACATCTATGACCTGCTGGAGGAAGCTCCCTTTGATCCTATTAAACCCAA GTGGAACAATTGCAACACTCCTGGGCGCAACGGTGACTTTAT ACCTCCACAATCCAAGATACTTCGTGAGGACCAGAATCACAACATGTATGTGGCAGGCTGCACAGAAGTAGAGGTGAAATCTACAGAAGAAgcttttgaagtgttttggaGAG GTCAAAAGAAGAGGCGGATTGCAAACACTCAGCTGAATCGAGAATCCAGTCGCTCTCACGGTGTTTTTATAATAAAGTTGGCTCAGGCACCCCTGGATGCGGACGGAGATAATGTGCTCCAG gagaaagaacagaTCACTTTAAGCCAGCTCTCTCTGGTTGATCTGGCTGGAAGTGAAAGAACCagcagaacaaaagcagaagggaaCAGGCTACGAGAAGCAG gTAATATTAATCAGTCACTAATGACATTAAGAACATGTATTGAAGTTCTACGGGAAAACCAGATGTATGGCATAAATAAG ATGGTTCCATACAGAGATTCCAAACTGACTCATCTCTTCAAGAACTATTTCGATGGTGAAGGAAAAGTGCGTATGATTGTGTGTGTTAATCCTAAAGCTGAGGACTACGAGGAGAGCTTG CAAGTCATGCGCTTTGCGGAGATGACTCAGGAAGTTGAAGTCGCAAGACCCGTTGATAGACCACTCTGTGGCTTAACACCAGGACGGCGCTTCAGGAATCAGGCCTTCAGAGAAGAGCTGTCGCGGAAACTGGAGATGCGAGGTGGCCCAATAAATGCAG agagagaagagcaagctctttcagaaatgtttctgcagaACTTCCCTCCGTTGCCTTTATGTGAGCTACTGGATGTTAATGATGATGAAGCACTTCCAAAGCTTATTGAAGTCCTGGGAAAACGCCATAAAGCACGACAAATGCTGTCAGAGGAGATTGCCAAAACTT CGCATGCACTTATGACAGCGCTACAAGAATTTGACTCCAGTGTCGTATCCAAGGAAAACTATATGCAagaaaaactgtcagaaaaagagaaaatgctagCAGGGCAGAAAATGGAGCTGGAACGCCgggagaagaaaattaaaactttggAATACAAG ATTGAGATTTTAGAAAAAACTGCCACAATTTATGAAGAAGACAAGCGGAATCTTCAGCAAGAACTAGAAAGCCAGAGCCAGAAATTGCAGCGTCAGGCTTCTGACAAGCGTAGGTTGGAGGCACGATTGCAGGGCATGGTGGCAGAAACGACCATGAAATGGGAGAAGGAGTGT GAGCGTCGCgtagcagcaaagcagctggagaTGCAGAACAAACTTTGGGTCAAAGATGAAAAGCTAAAGCAGCTGAAGGCCATTGTTACTGAAcctaaaaatgaaaagccagaGAGGCCTTCACGAGAGAGAGACCGAGAGAAGCCTATTCAGAGATCAGTGTCTCCTCCACCAGTACCT AACGCACCTCCAGTTCGCCTCAGACACAGACGGTCACGCTCAGCTGGGGAGAGATGGGTAGATCATAAGCCACCTTCTAATCTGCCCACTGAGACAGTCATGCagccccatgtcccccatgCCATCACAGTGGCGGCTGCAAGCGAAAAGGCACTAGCTAAGTGTGACAAGTACATGCTGACACACCAGGAGCTTGCCTCTGATGGGGAGATTGAAACCAAACTCATTAAG GGTGATGTCTTCAAAACCAGGGGTGGTGGACAGGCCGTGCAGTTCACAGAAATAGAGACCCTGAAGCAAGAATCTCCGACAGG TCGAAAGCGAAGATCATCACCTTCCAATTCTGACCCTCCTGGGGTTGCTGCAGACTCTGAATGGACTGATGTAGAAACCAGA TGTTCTGTGGCAGTGGAGATGAGGGCGGGATCAGCTCTCGGACCTGGATATCAGCATCATGCTCAGCCCAA acgAAGAAAGCCATGA
- the KIF23 gene encoding kinesin-like protein KIF23 isoform X5, with protein MKAARTKTPRRPAPKKPSNPIPKDPVGVYCRVRPLSHPDQERCIEVISETTVQIHPPDRYRTARNGEYREMQYSFKEVFGTLVVQKELFDVVAKPLVEDLIHGKNGLLFTYGVTGSGKTHTMTGSPGDGGLLPRCLDMIFNSIGPFQAKRFVFKLDDKNGVDVQCEVDALLERQKRDAMPVLKTPSGTQIDPEFADMINVQEHCKAEEVDEDNVYAVFVSYIEIYNNYIYDLLEEAPFDPIKPKPPQSKILREDQNHNMYVAGCTEVEVKSTEEAFEVFWRGQKKRRIANTQLNRESSRSHGVFIIKLAQAPLDADGDNVLQEKEQITLSQLSLVDLAGSERTSRTKAEGNRLREAGNINQSLMTLRTCIEVLRENQMYGINKMVPYRDSKLTHLFKNYFDGEGKVRMIVCVNPKAEDYEESLQVMRFAEMTQEVEVARPVDRPLCGLTPGRRFRNQAFREELSRKLEMRGGPINAEREEQALSEMFLQNFPPLPLCELLDVNDDEALPKLIEVLGKRHKARQMLSEEIAKTSHALMTALQEFDSSVVSKENYMQEKLSEKEKMLAGQKMELERREKKIKTLEYKIEILEKTATIYEEDKRNLQQELESQSQKLQRQASDKRRLEARLQGMVAETTMKWEKECERRVAAKQLEMQNKLWVKDEKLKQLKAIVTEPKNEKPERPSRERDREKPIQRSVSPPPVPNAPPVRLRHRRSRSAGERWVDHKPPSNLPTETVMQPHVPHAITVAAASEKALAKCDKYMLTHQELASDGEIETKLIKGDVFKTRGGGQAVQFTEIETLKQESPTGRKRRSSPSNSDPPGVAADSEWTDVETRCSVAVEMRAGSALGPGYQHHAQPKRRKP; from the exons ATGAAAGCGGC AAGGACCAAGACGCCGCGGCGACCTGCGCCGAAGAAGCCGTCGAACCCCATCCCGAAGGATCCCGTGGGG GTGTACTGCAGAGTGCGGCCGCTCAGCCACCCGGACCAGGAGCGCTGCATCGAGGTGATCAGTGAGACCACTGTGCAGATCCACCCACCCGACAGATACAGGACAGCTCGCAATGGGGAATACCGAGAG atgcAGTATTCATTCAAAGAAGTGTTTGGCACCCTTGTTGTTCAGAAGGAGCTTTTTGATGTGGTAGCTAAGCCTCTAGTGGAAGATCTCATCCATGGGAAAAATG GTCTCCTTTTTACGTATGGCGTGACAGGCAGTGGGAAAACACACACCATGACAGGATCTCCTGGTGATGGAGGACTTCTCCCACGGTGTTTGGATATGATCTTCAACAGCATAGGACCATTCCAGGCCAAGCGATTT GTTTTTAAGCTTGATGACAAGAATGGTGTGGATGTTCAGTGTGAAGTGGATGCTCTGTTAGAGCGCCAGAAAAGAGATGCCATGCCCGTTCTGAAAACTCCATCTGGCAC GCAAATAGATCCAGAATTTGCTGATATGATCAATGTGCAAGAacactgcaaagcagaagaagTTGATGAAGATAATGTCTACGCTGTCTTTGTCTCCTATATCGAGATCTACAACAACTACATCTATGACCTGCTGGAGGAAGCTCCCTTTGATCCTATTAAACCCAA ACCTCCACAATCCAAGATACTTCGTGAGGACCAGAATCACAACATGTATGTGGCAGGCTGCACAGAAGTAGAGGTGAAATCTACAGAAGAAgcttttgaagtgttttggaGAG GTCAAAAGAAGAGGCGGATTGCAAACACTCAGCTGAATCGAGAATCCAGTCGCTCTCACGGTGTTTTTATAATAAAGTTGGCTCAGGCACCCCTGGATGCGGACGGAGATAATGTGCTCCAG gagaaagaacagaTCACTTTAAGCCAGCTCTCTCTGGTTGATCTGGCTGGAAGTGAAAGAACCagcagaacaaaagcagaagggaaCAGGCTACGAGAAGCAG gTAATATTAATCAGTCACTAATGACATTAAGAACATGTATTGAAGTTCTACGGGAAAACCAGATGTATGGCATAAATAAG ATGGTTCCATACAGAGATTCCAAACTGACTCATCTCTTCAAGAACTATTTCGATGGTGAAGGAAAAGTGCGTATGATTGTGTGTGTTAATCCTAAAGCTGAGGACTACGAGGAGAGCTTG CAAGTCATGCGCTTTGCGGAGATGACTCAGGAAGTTGAAGTCGCAAGACCCGTTGATAGACCACTCTGTGGCTTAACACCAGGACGGCGCTTCAGGAATCAGGCCTTCAGAGAAGAGCTGTCGCGGAAACTGGAGATGCGAGGTGGCCCAATAAATGCAG agagagaagagcaagctctttcagaaatgtttctgcagaACTTCCCTCCGTTGCCTTTATGTGAGCTACTGGATGTTAATGATGATGAAGCACTTCCAAAGCTTATTGAAGTCCTGGGAAAACGCCATAAAGCACGACAAATGCTGTCAGAGGAGATTGCCAAAACTT CGCATGCACTTATGACAGCGCTACAAGAATTTGACTCCAGTGTCGTATCCAAGGAAAACTATATGCAagaaaaactgtcagaaaaagagaaaatgctagCAGGGCAGAAAATGGAGCTGGAACGCCgggagaagaaaattaaaactttggAATACAAG ATTGAGATTTTAGAAAAAACTGCCACAATTTATGAAGAAGACAAGCGGAATCTTCAGCAAGAACTAGAAAGCCAGAGCCAGAAATTGCAGCGTCAGGCTTCTGACAAGCGTAGGTTGGAGGCACGATTGCAGGGCATGGTGGCAGAAACGACCATGAAATGGGAGAAGGAGTGT GAGCGTCGCgtagcagcaaagcagctggagaTGCAGAACAAACTTTGGGTCAAAGATGAAAAGCTAAAGCAGCTGAAGGCCATTGTTACTGAAcctaaaaatgaaaagccagaGAGGCCTTCACGAGAGAGAGACCGAGAGAAGCCTATTCAGAGATCAGTGTCTCCTCCACCAGTACCT AACGCACCTCCAGTTCGCCTCAGACACAGACGGTCACGCTCAGCTGGGGAGAGATGGGTAGATCATAAGCCACCTTCTAATCTGCCCACTGAGACAGTCATGCagccccatgtcccccatgCCATCACAGTGGCGGCTGCAAGCGAAAAGGCACTAGCTAAGTGTGACAAGTACATGCTGACACACCAGGAGCTTGCCTCTGATGGGGAGATTGAAACCAAACTCATTAAG GGTGATGTCTTCAAAACCAGGGGTGGTGGACAGGCCGTGCAGTTCACAGAAATAGAGACCCTGAAGCAAGAATCTCCGACAGG TCGAAAGCGAAGATCATCACCTTCCAATTCTGACCCTCCTGGGGTTGCTGCAGACTCTGAATGGACTGATGTAGAAACCAGA TGTTCTGTGGCAGTGGAGATGAGGGCGGGATCAGCTCTCGGACCTGGATATCAGCATCATGCTCAGCCCAA acgAAGAAAGCCATGA